One Corynebacterium yudongzhengii DNA window includes the following coding sequences:
- the rlmB gene encoding 23S rRNA (guanosine(2251)-2'-O)-methyltransferase RlmB: MAGNDRRRNIRKSNKKGPTKGSGGKGRRSLRGKGATPKAEDRVYHAKYKKKMERKRRDSGRHERQGNEFVVGRNPVLECLMAKVPANALIVAQGTGNDDRLTQAVQIANSRGIVTREVPRHEMDLMTGNSLHQGVGLEIPPYKYADVNTLIAEAADRPEPGMFVILDNITDPRNLGAVIRSTAAFGGHGVIIPERRSASVTAVAWRTSAGTAARLPVARATNLTRTVQTFQKNGYQVVGLDAGGEHTLDTYDNATDPVVIVVGSEGKGISRLVRENCDVIMSVPTTDWVESLNASVAAGVVLSEFARQRRTQS; this comes from the coding sequence ATGGCAGGCAATGACCGGCGCCGCAACATCCGCAAGAGCAACAAGAAAGGCCCGACGAAGGGTTCAGGCGGCAAGGGCCGACGCAGCCTCCGCGGTAAGGGCGCGACCCCGAAGGCCGAGGACCGCGTCTATCACGCGAAGTACAAGAAGAAGATGGAGCGTAAGCGTCGGGATTCAGGCCGGCACGAGCGCCAGGGCAACGAGTTCGTCGTCGGCCGCAACCCGGTGCTCGAGTGCCTGATGGCGAAGGTCCCGGCCAACGCACTCATCGTGGCGCAGGGCACGGGTAACGACGATCGCCTCACCCAGGCCGTCCAAATCGCGAATTCGCGCGGCATCGTCACCCGCGAGGTCCCCCGCCACGAGATGGACCTCATGACCGGTAACTCCCTGCATCAGGGCGTGGGCCTGGAGATCCCGCCGTACAAGTACGCGGACGTCAATACGCTTATCGCCGAAGCCGCCGATCGTCCGGAGCCGGGCATGTTCGTCATCCTCGATAACATCACCGACCCGCGCAACCTCGGCGCGGTGATCCGCTCGACGGCAGCGTTCGGCGGGCATGGCGTGATCATCCCGGAGCGCCGCTCTGCGTCGGTGACGGCCGTCGCCTGGCGCACCTCCGCCGGCACGGCGGCGCGCCTGCCGGTGGCGCGGGCGACGAACCTCACGCGCACCGTGCAGACCTTCCAGAAGAACGGCTACCAGGTCGTCGGTCTGGACGCCGGGGGAGAGCACACCCTCGATACCTACGACAACGCCACCGACCCGGTGGTGATCGTCGTCGGTTCGGAGGGCAAGGGCATTTCGCGGCTGGTGCGCGAAAACTGCGACGTCATCATGTCCGTGCCCACCACCGACTGGGTGGAATCTCTCAACGCCTCGGTCGCCGCCGGGGTGGTCTTAAGCGAGTTCGCGCGCCAGCGCCGCACTCAGAGCTAG
- the cysS gene encoding cysteine--tRNA ligase, which yields MTLSIFDTATGTQRDFEPIRPGHASVYLCGATPQSAPHIGHLRSGVAFDILRRWLEHSGLDVAFVRNVTDIDDKILTKANDNGRPWWEWVSTYEREFTRAYNLLGVAPPSVEPRATGHVTQMVDYMHRLIDAGFAYAAEGSVYFDIAAWVAAEGSDYGHLSGNRVEEMEQGETDSSGKRGPQDFALWKAAKPGEPSWPTPWGNGRPGWHLECSAMSTWYLGESFDIHCGGLDLKFPHHENEIAQAHAAGDGFANYWMHNHWVTMAGEKMSKSLGNVLSIDNMLTLVRPVELRYYLGSAHYRSVLEYSESALKEAAAGYRRIEDFVRRVGEVEISEVTGAFAEAMDDDIAVPKALAEIHNVVRRGNSALADGNQSAAHQAAGQIRAMTAVLGVDPLDERWQAAGDTRTQEALDKLVTAELARRSQARKDKDFATADEVRDRLAAAGIEVTDTADGPEWSLKD from the coding sequence GTGACTCTCTCGATTTTTGATACTGCGACCGGCACTCAGCGCGATTTCGAACCGATTCGACCGGGGCACGCCTCGGTGTATCTGTGTGGTGCGACTCCGCAGTCCGCGCCGCATATCGGGCATCTGCGCAGTGGCGTGGCCTTTGATATTCTGCGCCGCTGGTTGGAGCATTCGGGTCTGGATGTGGCGTTTGTCCGGAATGTCACGGACATCGATGACAAGATCCTCACCAAGGCGAATGACAACGGACGCCCCTGGTGGGAGTGGGTGTCTACTTATGAGCGTGAGTTCACCCGCGCGTATAACCTGTTGGGGGTGGCTCCGCCGTCGGTGGAGCCCCGCGCGACGGGCCATGTCACCCAGATGGTGGATTACATGCACCGGCTCATCGACGCCGGCTTCGCCTACGCCGCAGAAGGCAGCGTCTACTTCGACATCGCCGCGTGGGTGGCCGCCGAGGGCTCGGATTATGGGCACCTCTCGGGTAACCGCGTCGAGGAGATGGAGCAGGGCGAAACCGATAGTTCCGGCAAGCGCGGCCCGCAGGACTTCGCGCTGTGGAAGGCGGCGAAGCCGGGTGAGCCTTCGTGGCCGACCCCGTGGGGCAACGGGCGCCCGGGCTGGCATTTGGAGTGCTCGGCGATGTCGACGTGGTATCTCGGCGAGAGTTTCGACATTCACTGCGGCGGCCTCGATCTGAAGTTCCCGCACCATGAGAATGAGATCGCGCAGGCGCACGCGGCCGGCGATGGTTTCGCCAACTATTGGATGCACAATCATTGGGTGACCATGGCGGGCGAGAAGATGTCGAAGTCGCTGGGCAACGTCTTGAGCATCGACAACATGCTCACGCTGGTGCGCCCCGTCGAGCTGCGTTACTACTTGGGTTCGGCCCATTATCGTTCGGTCCTGGAGTATTCGGAGTCCGCACTGAAGGAGGCCGCCGCCGGCTATCGCCGCATCGAGGACTTCGTGCGGCGCGTCGGCGAGGTGGAGATCTCCGAGGTCACCGGCGCCTTCGCGGAGGCGATGGACGACGATATCGCCGTGCCGAAGGCGCTCGCCGAGATCCACAACGTCGTGCGCCGGGGTAACTCGGCACTTGCCGACGGCAACCAGTCCGCCGCCCACCAGGCCGCCGGGCAAATCCGCGCGATGACGGCGGTGCTCGGGGTCGACCCGCTCGATGAGCGCTGGCAGGCCGCGGGGGATACGCGGACGCAGGAAGCGCTCGATAAGCTGGTGACCGCGGAACTTGCCCGGCGCAGCCAGGCCCGCAAGGATAAGGACTTCGCCACCGCCGACGAGGTGCGCGACCGCCTCGCCGCCGCTGGCATCGAGGTCACTGATACCGCCGACGGCCCCGAGTGGTCGCTCAAGGACTAA